TGGCCGCCGCCGCTGCGCTTTACCTGGCCATCGAGTGGCGCAGTGTGCGCGAGTCATCGCTGCTGTACTGGAGCGCCGGCTTCGCCACCATCTGCGTCGGCTCCAGCCTGGCCTTGCTGCGCGGCAGTGGCTACCTGTTCGTCGGTATCTGGTTCGCCAACGGCATGCTGGTCGGCGCCCACGGGCTGTTTTTGCTGGGGGTGGCGCGCTTCACCGAGACGCGGCTGTCGCGCCTGTGCCTGCTGGCGCCGCTGCTCTGGGCAAGCCTGCTGTTGCTGCCGCAGTGGCCGCAGTGGTCGAAGACGTTCCTGGTGGCCAACTCGCTGCTGGTCGGCGCCTTCACCTTGTACGCCAGTTGGCTGCTGCGCCTGCATGGCAAGTCCCTCAGCGTGGGGGCTGTGCAACTGCGCTATGTATTGCGCCTGCATGGGCTGTTCTACCTGGGCAAAACCCTGCCGGCGCTGCTGCCGGGCACCTTGATCGACCTGGCGGCGTTTCGCGGACAGATCATCCAGGTGTCGCTGGTGGAGGGGGCGATGGCGATCATGCTCATTGCCCTGTCGATGACCGGCACCGTGCGCTATCGCCGCGAGGAGCGCATCGAGCGCCTGGCCGCCCGCGACCCGCTGACGGCCCTGTACAACCGGCGCGCCCTGCAAATGCGCGCCGGCAACCTGTTCAAGGAGGTCTCGGCCAGCAGCCCCGGGGCCCTGTTGCTGATCGACATCGACCACTTCAAGCTGGTCAACGACCTGCATGGGCATGCCGCTGGCGACCGCTTGCTGGTTGCCCTGAGCGAGATGATTCGCGCCTTGCTGCCGGAGCGCGCAATCGCGGCGCGGCTGGGCGGCGATGAGTTCGTGATCCTGTTGGGCGGCACCTCGCGCGCGGCCATCGAGCACTTGGCCGAGGCCTTGCGCCAGCAGTTCCAGCGGGCCGCCGCGCAGTCGTTCAGCACCCCCGAGGCGGTGACCCTGAGCATCGGCGCCAACCTGTTCGACCGCCCGCCGGCGAGCCTGGCGGCGTTGATCGAGCAGGGCGATGTGCTGCTGTACGCCTCCAAGCGCGGCGGGCGCAACAGCCTGCAACTGGTGGATGGCCTGCGCGGCTGAGTTACTTGTTGTTGATGCATTGCGACAGTACTGAGTAGCGCACGGTGCGCAAGGTGCCTTGGCTGTCTTCGAAGGTCATCAGTCGTGGCACCACCTCGCAGGTGCGCGGGTCGCCCGATTGGCGCACGAAGCGGGCGACGTCGAGCTTCATGCCGTAGCGATAGTCGACGATCTCCGGCATCGGCTTGGCGCGGCGTTCGGCGTAGGCCGCCACCGCCTGCTGGTGATCTTCGATCAGTTGTTCGTTGCGTTGCTGGGCGAAACCTGTGGCCTGGGCCGAAAGCGACAGGGCCAGCAGCGCGGCAATCAGGGTCGGTCGTAGCATGGTGGGTGTCTCCGCGGGTGGGGTTCGCAGTCCACGCTAGCGACGACCGGCCAACAGGGGCATGACGCTGGGGTTACAGATCTGAAAGGTTGTCGGCGGGCAGCGGGCTTGCCGGTGTACGCCGGCAAACCCTGGGTCGTGCAGGTCAGACGCGGAACTGGTCCATCAAGCCCTGCTGCTGGTTGGCCAGGCTGTTCAGCGACTGGCTGACCCGCGCCGATTCGTTGGCCTGGCCGCTCAGCGACTCGGTGACGTCGCGGATGGTGGCGACGTTGCTGTTGATCTCCTCGGCCACCGCGCTCTGCTCCTCGGCGGCGCTGGCGATCTGCAGGTTCATGTCGGTGATCACTGTCACCGCCTGGCCAATGCGCTGCAACGCGCTGACGGCCTGGCCGACCTGCTCGACGCCACCCTGGGCCTGGCGATGGCTGCTGTCCATGGCGCCGACCACTTCCTGGGTGCCGGCCTGCAGGGCCTCGATCACCTGGCGGGTCTCTTCCACCGACTCCTGGGTGCGGCGTGCCAGGTTGCGCACTTCGTCGGCGACCACGGCGAAGCCGCGCCCGGCCTCGCCGGCCCGGGCGGCCTCGATGGCGGCGTTGAGCGCCAGCAGGTTGGTCTGCTCGGCGATCGAGCGGATCACCTCGAGCACCGAACCGATCTTCTCGCTGTTGTGCGCCAGGCCCTCGACCTGGGCCATGGCGCTGCTCATGTCGGCGGCCAGGGTGTCGATGCTGGTGGTGGTGCGGTCGATCACCGCCAGGCCTTCGCGGGTGGCCTGGTCGGCTTCGCGTGCGGCCTGGGCGGCTTGCGCCGCGCTGCGGGCGACGTCCTGGGCGGTGGCGCTCATCTCGTGGGAGGCGGTGGCCACCTGGTCGACCTGGCGGTACTGCTGCTCCATGCCGGCGCTGGTCTGGGCGGCGATCGCCGCGGACTGGTCGGCGGTGCCACGGGCGGCCTGCACCGAGCGTTTCACTTCGGCGATGGTCGGTTGCAGCTTGTCGAGGAAACGGTTGAACCAGCCCGCCAACTCGCCCAGTTCATCGCGCTTGTCGTATTGCAGGCGGCGGGTCAGGTCACCTTCGCCGCTGGCGATGTCCTTGAGCATGGCGGCCACGCCGAGGATCGGCCGGGTCACGCTGCGGGCCATCAGCCAGACCAGCAGCAGGCCGGCGATGGCGGCGGCCAGGCCCAGGCCCAGTTCGAGCAGGGTGCCGCTGGTGTTGAGGGTGTCGAGTTCCTGCTTGAGGGCTTCGGCCGGGCCGGTGAGGGCGTTTTCCGGCACATCCAGCAGCACGCCCCAGGGCTTGCCGCCGGGGATCGGCTCGAAGGCGGCCAGCACTTTCAGGCGCTGTTGGTCGTGGAGGATCTGCAGCTTGCCGTCGGCGAGCTTGCGCACCAGTTCGGCGCCCTGGGCCTGGTCGACCTGGTCGAAACGCTTGGCCAGCAGGCCGGCATCGGCGCTGTAGCCGGCCAGCAGGCCGACCGGGCTGAGGATGCCGACCGTGGTGCGGCCTTCGTAGAGGCTGCGGCTGGCGGCCTGGCTCAGGGCCTGCAGGCTGTTGAGGTTGATGTCGATGGACAAGGTGGCGATCACCTTGCCGTTGGCCTTGAGCGGGAACACGATGCTGGTCATCAGCACGCGCTGGCCATCGATGTCATAGAAGTAGGGCTCGACCACGCACACCGCGCCGGTGCTGCGCGGGCATACCCACCAGGTGTTGGCCGGCTGGCCGCTGGGGCCGATCTCGGTGTTGGCCATGTCGTGCTCGGGCAGGGCCATCGAGGTCAGCTGGCCGGCGCGCGGCTGCGACCAGTACAGGGCGAAGCGCCCGGTTTCGTTGCTGCCCAGCTCGCTCTGCCCGGCGAACAGCTTGTCCTTGGCATCCAGCGCGCCTGGCTCGAACACCAGCGACAGGCCCAGCAGGTCGGGGTTGGCCTGCAAGGCCGCACGCACCTGGGCGGTCATGTCCTGGCGCAGGTCGTAGGCGTCGAGGAAGCGTTTTTCCGCCTGCTCGCGCAGGAACAGCACCTGGCGGGCAAAGCCGGCGCCGTACTGGTAGGCGTCCATGAACTGGCGGCGGATATTCAGGGCCTGCACTTCGCCCTGGGACTCGATGCGCGATTGGGCCGCCTCGGTGAGCATCTGCATGCTGCTGGCCTTGACCAGGTCCGAACTGTG
The window above is part of the Pseudomonas muyukensis genome. Proteins encoded here:
- a CDS encoding GGDEF domain-containing protein; protein product: MAFDASTMLTLTIALAAAAALYLAIEWRSVRESSLLYWSAGFATICVGSSLALLRGSGYLFVGIWFANGMLVGAHGLFLLGVARFTETRLSRLCLLAPLLWASLLLLPQWPQWSKTFLVANSLLVGAFTLYASWLLRLHGKSLSVGAVQLRYVLRLHGLFYLGKTLPALLPGTLIDLAAFRGQIIQVSLVEGAMAIMLIALSMTGTVRYRREERIERLAARDPLTALYNRRALQMRAGNLFKEVSASSPGALLLIDIDHFKLVNDLHGHAAGDRLLVALSEMIRALLPERAIAARLGGDEFVILLGGTSRAAIEHLAEALRQQFQRAAAQSFSTPEAVTLSIGANLFDRPPASLAALIEQGDVLLYASKRGGRNSLQLVDGLRG
- a CDS encoding DUF2790 domain-containing protein codes for the protein MLRPTLIAALLALSLSAQATGFAQQRNEQLIEDHQQAVAAYAERRAKPMPEIVDYRYGMKLDVARFVRQSGDPRTCEVVPRLMTFEDSQGTLRTVRYSVLSQCINNK
- a CDS encoding methyl-accepting chemotaxis protein, whose protein sequence is MEQQYRQVDQVATASHEMSATAQDVARSAAQAAQAAREADQATREGLAVIDRTTTSIDTLAADMSSAMAQVEGLAHNSEKIGSVLEVIRSIAEQTNLLALNAAIEAARAGEAGRGFAVVADEVRNLARRTQESVEETRQVIEALQAGTQEVVGAMDSSHRQAQGGVEQVGQAVSALQRIGQAVTVITDMNLQIASAAEEQSAVAEEINSNVATIRDVTESLSGQANESARVSQSLNSLANQQQGLMDQFRV